From Amia ocellicauda isolate fAmiCal2 chromosome 12, fAmiCal2.hap1, whole genome shotgun sequence, a single genomic window includes:
- the LOC136764545 gene encoding stonustoxin subunit beta, translating to MHESRQEVFEEVLSDLLEREIKAFKSKLNALDPPQGFRRIPKGELERVASSVELNEKMLQYYDLPTMEVMTKKILQKIPRMDLVLRLEEKLRNFSPGKEINSGSVLSEEPRTRAEFLQYYVMLTLNPNTASRQLCLSEGNRKVTRSEKPQSYPDHPERYDTSIPQVLCRESLSGRSYWEVEWKGELGPDVAVTYKTNVKLFGIDYRFGNNNKSWSLKCSSSGYSVWHNNKGTKLTDFLSSSHKIGIYLDNGAGSLAFYSISDTMTLLHRVQTTFDEPLYAGFGVYGLYDATGVLMSSTVTLCQPK from the exons ATGCATGAATCCAGGCAGGAGGTTTTCGAGGAGGTTCTGAGTGACCTTCTGGAGAGAGAAATTAAAGCATTCAAGAGTAAACTGAATGCCCTGGATCCACCCCAAGGTTTCCGTCGAATTCCCAAAGGGGAGCTGGAAAGGGTGGCCAGCAGCGTGGAACTGAATGAGAAGATGCTGCAGTACTATGATCTGCCCACCATGGAAGTCATGACCAAAAAGATCCTCCAGAAGATCCCACGCATGGATTTGGTCCTGAGACTGGAGGAAAAGCTGAGGAATT TCTCCCCAGGAAAGGAAATTAACAGTGGTTCAGTCTTGAGTGAAGAGCCCAGGACCAGAGCAGAGTTTCTACAAT ATTACGTTATGCTTACACTAAACCCCAACACAGCCAGCAGGCAGCTCTGTCTGTCTGAGGGGAACAGAAAGGTGACCCGGAGTGAAAAGCCCCAGTCTTATCCAGATCATCCTGAGAGATACGACACTTCCATCCCACAAGTGCTATGCAGGGAGAGCTTGTCTGGTCGCAGTTACTGGGAGGTGGAGTGGAAAGGGGAACTGGGGCCTGACGTGGCAGTCACATATAAAACTAATGTGAAGCTTTTTGGTATCGACTACCGCTTTGGAAACAACAACAAGTCCTGGAGTCTGAAGTGCTCCAGTTCTGGATACTCGGTTTGGCACAACAACAAGGGGACCAAGCTAACTGACTTCCTGTCTTCCTCTCATAAAATAGGAATCTATCTAGACAATGGGGCTGGGAGTCTGGCATTTTACAGCATCTCTGACACTATGACCCTCCTCCACAGAGTCCAGACCACTTTTGATGAGCCACTTTATGCTGGGTTTGGGGTTTATGGCTTGTATGATGCCACTGGGGTTTTGATGAGTTCCACTGTCACACTTTGCCAGCCAAAATAG